The following proteins come from a genomic window of Acidobacteriota bacterium:
- the rpsU gene encoding 30S ribosomal protein S21: MPVVQVRDDESFENALRRFKRKCEKEGILTELKKRQHFEKPSVKRKRKVMQARKKMLRKLAEERRAGLA, translated from the coding sequence ATGCCGGTTGTGCAGGTACGCGACGACGAGAGCTTCGAGAATGCGCTTCGCCGCTTCAAGCGGAAGTGCGAGAAAGAGGGCATTCTGACCGAGCTCAAGAAGCGCCAGCACTTCGAGAAGCCCTCGGTCAAGCGCAAGCGCAAGGTCATGCAGGCGCGCAAGAAGATGCTGCGCAAGCTGGCCGAGGAACGCCGCGCCGGTCTGGCCTGA
- a CDS encoding Smr/MutS family protein: MSCCNSATSEALEFPALLRVVAGLAVTDAGARAVRAISPGSDPSEIELRRIRYAEIARELAEAGALVPVLDQELVGLRRQLESDGRGLGGSALLGLASVIEACEEVLDRLGDHEETPRAAAEVESLRALEAGAGEGAGSGEPIGCAALAARLRRALDRSGTVRDDASPRLRALVGDGRRTQALVETRIQAYAREHGHKLADDSTPLRGGRFSVLLPSGSRGRLAGLVRGRSASGRSFYFEPSEVVEGNDDLERIAADTEIERARILAELVRQVLALTPAIIARIDFLAAVDASQAVARFAAVVGAGLAGTAPPEPNAEATALEIRGARHPLLDPRLADLREETLGAAGNRGEVVPLDLALDEHRTMVLTGPNAGGKTVALKTVGLLCLMTQAGLPVPAARDSRFPIFDHLVAVVGDDQSVLDEQSTFSARLLRLREVWRHAGPRTLVLLDEVGAGTNPEEGAALGIALLEGLVESGSLGILTTHLTQLAAAALESQAASCAAMSFDPESGMPTYRLVIGPPGGSRALALARRLGLPAAWLERAEHFLGSEHQQLRRVLERNERLRERLVAREGELDRLTAETEAERGRLEVRQAALRAARKKLSHAIGREVDSLRRANRRRLDEALAELAAQPRPGKRAFARAAGRLHRELDRDAAASASRVPGGAGEEDPEPAAPPERPGPLVPGAQVRHDSLGWVGVLQEIGGDRATVLVRGKRVRTAAAALRIVATATPAASSRVRVRASSAPAVESELMLIGQMVEPALDSLDVYLDRALASGRERVRVVHGHGSGRLRRAVREHLRGHPAVAGFDPAPPSAGGDGATEVQLR, translated from the coding sequence TTGAGTTGCTGCAACAGCGCGACCTCCGAGGCGCTGGAGTTTCCGGCGTTGCTCCGCGTGGTGGCGGGCCTCGCGGTGACCGATGCCGGCGCGCGGGCGGTACGGGCCATTTCTCCGGGCTCCGACCCTTCTGAGATCGAGCTTCGCCGGATCCGCTACGCCGAGATCGCCCGGGAGCTGGCGGAGGCCGGCGCCCTGGTGCCGGTGCTCGATCAGGAGCTTGTGGGCCTGCGGCGCCAGTTGGAGAGCGACGGTCGCGGGCTGGGAGGCTCGGCTCTGCTCGGCCTCGCGTCCGTGATCGAAGCGTGCGAGGAGGTGCTCGATCGGCTGGGGGACCACGAAGAGACGCCGCGGGCCGCGGCGGAGGTCGAATCGCTCCGCGCCCTGGAGGCCGGCGCCGGGGAGGGCGCCGGATCCGGCGAACCCATCGGTTGCGCGGCCCTGGCGGCGCGCCTGCGCCGCGCCCTGGACCGTAGCGGCACGGTGCGGGACGACGCGTCGCCCCGGCTCAGGGCGCTGGTGGGGGATGGACGCCGCACCCAGGCCCTGGTCGAGACACGGATTCAGGCCTACGCGAGGGAGCACGGCCACAAGCTGGCGGACGACTCGACGCCCCTGCGCGGCGGCCGGTTCTCCGTGCTGCTGCCCTCCGGCAGCCGGGGTCGTCTCGCCGGCCTGGTGAGAGGTCGCTCGGCCTCGGGCCGCAGCTTCTACTTCGAACCCTCCGAGGTGGTGGAGGGCAACGACGACCTGGAGCGGATCGCCGCCGACACGGAGATCGAGCGGGCCCGCATCCTTGCCGAGCTGGTTCGCCAGGTGCTGGCACTGACCCCGGCGATCATTGCCAGGATCGACTTCCTCGCCGCGGTCGATGCGTCGCAGGCAGTGGCACGCTTCGCCGCCGTGGTCGGCGCCGGGCTGGCCGGCACCGCACCTCCGGAGCCGAACGCCGAGGCCACGGCGCTCGAGATCCGCGGCGCCCGCCACCCGCTGCTCGATCCGCGGCTCGCCGACCTGAGAGAGGAGACGCTTGGCGCCGCCGGCAACCGGGGCGAGGTGGTGCCGCTCGACCTGGCGCTGGACGAACACCGCACGATGGTCCTGACCGGACCCAATGCCGGTGGCAAGACGGTGGCGCTCAAGACCGTCGGCCTGCTCTGCCTGATGACCCAGGCCGGGCTACCCGTGCCGGCGGCGCGCGACAGCCGGTTTCCGATCTTCGACCACCTCGTCGCGGTGGTGGGCGACGACCAGAGCGTCCTGGACGAACAGTCGACCTTCAGCGCCCGCCTGCTGCGTCTGCGAGAGGTCTGGCGGCACGCCGGACCGCGCACGCTGGTCCTGCTCGATGAGGTTGGCGCCGGAACGAATCCGGAAGAGGGGGCCGCGCTCGGGATCGCTCTGCTCGAAGGGCTGGTCGAGAGCGGCTCGCTGGGGATCCTGACGACTCACCTGACCCAGCTTGCCGCCGCCGCCCTCGAGTCCCAGGCCGCTTCCTGCGCTGCGATGAGCTTCGACCCGGAGAGTGGCATGCCGACCTACCGGCTGGTCATCGGACCGCCGGGAGGCAGCCGCGCCCTGGCTCTGGCGCGGCGGCTCGGCCTGCCGGCGGCCTGGCTGGAGCGCGCCGAGCACTTTCTGGGCTCGGAGCACCAGCAGTTGAGACGGGTGCTGGAGCGCAATGAGCGGCTCCGGGAACGTCTGGTCGCGCGCGAAGGGGAGCTGGACCGGTTGACCGCCGAGACCGAGGCGGAGCGCGGTCGCCTGGAGGTCCGCCAGGCAGCGCTGCGGGCGGCCAGGAAGAAGCTGAGCCACGCGATCGGGCGGGAGGTGGACAGCCTGCGCCGCGCGAACCGCCGGCGCCTGGATGAGGCGCTTGCGGAGTTGGCGGCGCAGCCTCGCCCGGGCAAGCGGGCCTTCGCCCGGGCCGCCGGCCGTCTGCACCGGGAACTCGACCGCGATGCGGCCGCGTCGGCGAGCCGCGTTCCCGGCGGCGCCGGGGAGGAGGATCCGGAACCCGCTGCGCCGCCCGAGCGGCCGGGTCCCCTGGTGCCGGGGGCCCAGGTGCGTCACGACTCGCTCGGCTGGGTCGGGGTGCTCCAGGAAATCGGCGGCGATCGGGCCACGGTCCTGGTGCGGGGCAAGCGGGTGCGGACGGCTGCCGCGGCGCTTCGGATCGTCGCGACGGCGACGCCGGCCGCGTCGTCGCGGGTACGGGTCCGGGCGTCTTCCGCGCCGGCGGTCGAGTCGGAACTGATGCTGATCGGTCAGATGGTCGAACCCGCGCTCGATTCCCTGGACGTCTACCTCGATCGGGCCCTGGCCTCGGGCCGCGAACGGGTGCGGGTAGTGCACGGCCATGGCAGCGGACGCCTGCGCCGGGCCGTGCGTGAGCATTTACGCGGACATCCGGCCGTGGCCGGTTTCGATCCCGCGCCGCCGTCCGCGGGCGGCGACGGCGCGACGGAAGTGCAATTGCGCTAG
- the dnaG gene encoding DNA primase: protein MQRRSRLTDEALDAVREAVDIVDIASEHTKVERRGQRFVALCPFHKEKTPSLSLDPERKLYYCFGCGAGGDALGLHMELTGDNFATAVEHLANRYGIPLPRAAPAPGEDERADRSERIQAALDAAYAFFRAKLRTEAVPQDYLRRRKVPPELIARFGIGFAPDGWQALVQDLGRRLKMPDLEAAGLVARSPKNPDRPYDRFRNRLMFPIRSPSGRLLAFGGRTLGDDQAKYVNTNETDHFRKGTLLYGLDVARRGIREQGRVLLVEGYFDVIGAVLSGIDWVVASMGTALTGQQVRLLARYTDEVVLGYDGDRAGIEAARKAASLMLEAGLVVRRARFPAGQDPDSLRLDEGPEAVRGIVDEARDAVELEIDDLPSRGQLDPRLRAREAARVRVLIDRVKDRIARQGYFEQAAERLGVKVEVLLRESAAAVERPRDAGGEQAPAARRPPTTSSIEEQVLRLIIAAPSLEGIDWPDADAFFDPALRAIYRAVRQQVEAGVDPIDSSALVTALGRRSDAGNGTDVPVDRIAGLLLQRSSAFLEPELRISLAELGRRFARQRLHLLAREINRAQREGDTEALHRKIEEKQKLSRALYRPRD from the coding sequence GTGCAGCGGCGCTCCAGGCTTACCGACGAGGCGCTGGACGCCGTGCGCGAGGCGGTCGACATCGTCGACATCGCCAGCGAGCACACGAAGGTCGAGCGCCGGGGCCAGCGCTTCGTCGCGCTCTGTCCCTTCCACAAGGAGAAGACGCCGTCCCTGTCGCTCGATCCAGAGCGGAAGCTCTACTACTGCTTCGGCTGCGGCGCCGGCGGCGACGCCCTCGGCCTGCACATGGAGCTGACCGGAGACAACTTCGCCACGGCGGTCGAGCATCTGGCCAACCGCTACGGGATCCCGTTGCCGCGGGCGGCGCCGGCTCCCGGCGAGGACGAACGGGCGGACCGGTCCGAGCGCATTCAGGCCGCGCTCGATGCCGCCTACGCGTTCTTTCGCGCCAAACTGCGCACCGAGGCGGTGCCGCAGGACTACCTGCGCCGGCGGAAGGTGCCGCCGGAGTTGATCGCGCGGTTCGGCATCGGCTTCGCGCCGGATGGATGGCAGGCGCTGGTCCAGGATCTCGGCCGGCGCCTGAAGATGCCCGACCTGGAGGCCGCGGGCCTGGTCGCGCGCAGTCCGAAGAACCCGGATCGCCCGTACGACCGGTTCCGGAACCGGCTGATGTTCCCCATCCGGTCGCCGTCCGGCCGTCTGCTGGCGTTCGGCGGCCGCACCCTGGGCGACGACCAGGCGAAGTACGTCAACACGAACGAGACCGACCACTTCCGGAAGGGCACCCTGCTCTACGGTCTGGACGTGGCCCGCCGCGGCATCCGCGAGCAGGGCCGCGTCCTCCTGGTGGAGGGCTACTTCGACGTGATCGGCGCCGTCCTTTCCGGCATCGACTGGGTGGTGGCGAGCATGGGAACCGCGCTCACCGGACAACAGGTGCGCCTGCTGGCCCGGTACACGGACGAAGTGGTCCTGGGCTACGACGGCGACCGGGCCGGCATCGAGGCTGCGCGCAAGGCGGCGTCGCTGATGCTGGAGGCCGGTCTGGTGGTCCGCCGAGCCCGTTTCCCGGCCGGCCAGGATCCGGACTCGCTGCGGCTCGACGAGGGGCCGGAGGCGGTCCGCGGCATCGTCGACGAGGCGCGGGACGCGGTGGAGCTGGAGATCGATGACTTGCCGAGCCGGGGCCAACTCGATCCCCGCCTCAGAGCCCGGGAAGCCGCGCGAGTCCGGGTGCTGATCGACCGGGTCAAGGACCGGATCGCGCGCCAGGGGTACTTCGAGCAGGCAGCCGAGCGGTTGGGCGTCAAGGTGGAGGTGCTGCTGCGCGAGTCGGCAGCCGCGGTAGAGCGTCCGCGGGATGCCGGCGGTGAGCAGGCGCCGGCGGCTCGAAGGCCGCCGACCACATCTTCGATCGAAGAGCAGGTGTTGCGGCTGATCATCGCCGCCCCGTCGCTCGAGGGCATCGACTGGCCGGACGCGGACGCCTTCTTCGATCCGGCTCTGCGCGCCATCTACCGAGCTGTCCGGCAGCAAGTCGAGGCGGGCGTTGACCCCATCGACTCATCGGCCCTGGTCACGGCGCTTGGGCGGCGCTCCGACGCCGGTAACGGGACCGATGTACCTGTTGACCGCATCGCCGGCCTTTTGTTACAACGGTCGTCTGCCTTTCTTGAACCGGAACTCCGAATCAGTCTCGCCGAGCTGGGTCGGCGCTTCGCCAGACAGCGACTCCACCTGCTCGCTCGGGAGATCAACCGCGCCCAGCGCGAGGGTGACACGGAGGCTCTGCACCGCAAGATCGAAGAGAAGCAGAAGCTCAGTCGTGCCCTGTACCGCCCGAGAGATTGA